The region AGGTGGAACCAGGGAAGAAGATGAAACAGTGGCAGTGTGCAAGAGTGGGTTCTGGCTGCAGTGGAGCCCCTAGATTTGCTGAGGGTGGGCTgtgggtgtgagagaaagaggaatgtcAGGTGACCCCCAAGTTCACGGGAAGGGAGTGTCTGGAACAGGGCTGAGATGGGAAGGCAGCCCATCGACCAGGTTTAGAGAGACTAGAAATTGGGGCATTTGAAGCTTAAGCTGGTAGGACATCCAAGTGGACATCACAGAAAGACCTGACTCTGGCGCTCAGGGGTGAGGTGATGTACACCGGGAGTGCTGATGCAGGAGGTGCTGAGGGTTGGAAGCAGTGGCCAGGCAAGACCACCAGGCAGTGAATGTGGATACAGGAGAAAAGGCAGTagagccctgggccctgcagtgTCTGGGTGAGCTCCCAAACTGTCTGGGGACCAgcagtttttaaatctttcaatCTGTTTATTTGAACCAATTCAGACCAGAAATTTTGTGAAATCCAATAAAAATGagttactagaaaaaaaatttaacttcagaCATACACAAAAGCCCatcattttttattagattcaaCAGTCATTAAATTGCTCTTTTCTATCACTGTGCTTCTTAActcttcatttccctttctgaGCTACTTCCTTGCAGACCTGTAAGAGTTTGTGGGATggcgctgcagactgagaagGAGGGAATGAAGGCCAGGGCCACATGTGCTGTCCAGTGGCCACGTGAGGACATAACGTCTGAAACGGAAAGAGTATGCCAGTTAGAACTGGAGATACGCTGCGTGCCTTCTGGAATGGCTAACACTAAGAAGATTGACCCTACCAAGTGTTGGTGAACAAGTGGAGGAACTGGAACACTCATACTCTGTTGACAGGAGTATAAAATGCTACAGACAATTTGATAGTTTCTTAAAATCTTTAACATGAATTTACTGTGACCCAGGCATTCTCCACCAAGTAGTTAGCCAAAAGAATTggaaacatacatccacacaaagaattgcacacacacttgttcatagcagctttatttgtaatagcccaaaactggaaatgTCCTGAATGCTACTTCCAATGTTTGAAacagagaaatggataaataaaatgtggtatagccatccaatggaatattactcagggaaaaaaaaggaaaaacctattGATACACCCAAcagggatgaatctcaaaatcattatgccaatgaaagaagtcagatctCTTCATAAAAGAGTTCACTGTATGATTACATCTgtacaaaattctagaaaaatccCAACTACAGATTGCTGACAGCTctgtggtggaggaggggagagaagggctgCCAGTGGTACAAGGCTTTTGGGGGCGGCAGGAATGTGCAAGTGTGGTGATGGCTCTGGGGTGTACATTTATATCAAACCTGTTTAATTTTACACTTTAAGTATGTGTGGTTTATTATACTTAAGTTGTATCTCAATATAAAagttggagggggtggggaataaaCAAGGGAAAAAGAAGCCAAGAAGGCCGAGATGCTTCCGCTTCTGGTCGTGATGGAGTAACTGGCCCAGGCCATGCCCTCCAACTGTGAACAGctagaaaactggacaaagtATATGGAACAACTGTCTGCGAACACTGGACAAGAACCCACACTGGACTGTGCTCTCAGCAAAATGCAAACAGATGTGGTCATCCTGACTCTGTCACTGAGCACCACatcagggaggagctggagaaatTTTCACAAGTCCACGTAAGGAACAAGCAAGGGGCGAGGGAAGCTGAACATTCCAAATTTCACATAGACTGAGGAGATCTTTAAGTGCTAAGCAGCCAGGGTGGACACCAGAACATTTAAGAGAGACCTCAGGCAGTCACGCATGCCTCAACGAAGGGACTAAACTAACTCTAGACTAAAGGCTACTCCGTTCCCATCCTAAGTGTGAAGAACAAGCCTCAGAGGGAACCAGATGATACAAACATAGCTGCCAAAAAAGTCAGCACTctaaaaggaaacaacaaagcaACACTCGAAAACCTAAAATCCACAATATCCAGCATCCAATAAAAAGTCACTAAACTTACTCAGTTAAAAATatggacaaaggatttgaacagacatctccaaagaagatgtacaaaggTCAGCCCCATAGGAGGAGATGCACAGCATCACTAGCCACCAGGTAAACGCGCTCAAGACATGCGCTGACACTCACTAGGATGActgtgataaaagaaaaaatcttggcgaaatggagagaaatcagaaatcccatacagtgctggtgggatttaaaatggtgcagctgctgtggaaaactggaaattcctcaaaacatTGCagatagaattaccatgtgaccttgcaactccacttctgggcataaacccaaaataattgaaaacaggtattcaGACAAATACTCGTACACAAGTGTTCACAACAGCCTATTCATAAAAAACCAAATTGTAATAACCCAACTGTCTGtcagctgatgaatgaataaacaaaatgttgtctATGCAAACAACAGAATATAATGTGGCCATAAAAAAGCAAGGAAGCACTGATATATCCTCTGATGAGGCTGAGTCTTagaaacactgtgctaagtgaagtgagtcagataTAAGAGGTCACATATGATGTGATTCCCCTTCTATTCAGAACAGGTAAGTCCACGGACACAGGAAGCAGACTGGTggtccccaggggcagggaggagggagcatgAGCAGTGACTGCCTACAGggttcagggtttctttttggagggaTGACAATGTGCCTACATAGAAGTGATGGTTAcataacactgtgaatgtaccaAATGCCACTGATTTGTACACTTTCATATGGTTATGTTGTGTGAATTTCGCCTCAAAAAATGAGTTACAGGACTTGTGAGGAAGCAGGGGACCATGAGCCAAtccaggagaaaaagaagttgaTAGAACCAGACCCATAAATGACAGAGATGAAAGAACCAGTAATGACTTTGgaaacagctattataaatatgtgcGTGGATataatgaaaatgtgaatatGATGATGCAAGaaaggcaaaatattaaaaagaatcaaatggaatttctagagctgaaaaatagaatatctgaaatgaaaaactcattGGAAGGACTTAGCAGGAAGGATGATCTGTGAACTCAAagacacagcaatagaaaccatCCAAATGGAAACCCTCAGAGAAGAAGccctcagtgacccaggagctgGTGTTAGCAAATAGGGGGCAGGGCTGCAGAAAGTCTGTTTGAGAGAGTAATGGCTGAAAGTTTTGCAGATTTGAAGGAAAAATCATACACTCACAGATCCAGGAAAAACTaggaaaaacacaaaggaagCCACAACAAGCACAGAACCTAAGTAGCTGAAAAactgtaataaagaaaaaatacgaaaaataaccaaagaaattTACATGCagtgaaacaaaaataagcaTAACTGCAGAGttcttgtcagaaaaaaaaatttcaagccaGAAGAAAAAGCAGTATCATTAAtgtactcaaaggaaaaaaaaactgccaatcTGGAGTTCATGAACAAATCCCTAAAAACGCagcacacagaaaacacacagaacagATTACAAGTGAGACTGCTGGGTATGGTTAAAGCAGAACCCGTTGTTAGAAAATCAGAAGGGCCACTTCAGGGTGGCCAAATAGCCGGGGTGATTCTTCAGACTGAAAATGCACTAAATCCAGTGAGAAACATGGTACAGTGGGATCCATGGGAGCCCTTAGTGGAAGAGCCTCCTGCCAATGGATTGAAATGGTCGGTATCCTCATCAGTAAATGACTTGTGCCTTGATGAGAAACTGATGTGGCTAAATGTtctgttatattaaaaatgttttcatattacTGACATCTTATAATCCAGACAACTGATAcagaacataaaaaataaaattaaaaacctaagaGAGGAATTACTAGGTGTCTGGAATGAAAGATGACTTTcctggggggaaggtatagctcagtggtaaagcgtgtgcctagcatgccCGAGggactgggttcaatccccagcaactccattaaaaataaaattaaattaaaaagatgacaTTCCTACCAAATCCTTCAAACACTGAGAAGAAAATAAGGGCTTATCATCAGCAACCTCCCACCAAGAAATCTgctaacttagatgaaatggcaCATTCACTGAGTGAGTGGGGCTACCCACCCCCACGCAGAGTCAATGATAAGCACAGAAACGTAAACTGGAAAGCTGTCCGCCCGTGAGGACAGAGGAGCAGAAGGAAGTGGTGGAAGCACTGGTAACTGCTTGGCCAGGCTGCGGGGATGAGAGCTGAAGTCCCCCTGGAGGGTCCGACGTGAGGAGCGGAGCCATGAGCGGGTCTGAGCGGCCAGGAAAGCCAACGCGGGTGACCAGGAAGGCACAGCTGGGCGCCCCCGAGCCGGGGGCAGCAGGGACCGCAAGTGGACAGTGGGAGCCTTAGTAAACTCAGCGGAGGGGAGCCGGTCCccaggagggcagtgggcagcGCTGACCCCTAGCACACCGAGGATGTGGGACACCTGGCAGGCCAGccccttttctccctgcctccccccaggagcccccagccAGAGGTCTCAGCCCTGCCATTCTGCCACTGAGAATGTGGCCAATAAGCAGAATTAGACCAAAACCAGTGAATTTCAGCAAAAAAGAATTCTGCAGAGTGAACTGCATTACATTTACTTCATTATTGAATCAGTTGGTCAGTGGACGTTTGATTCACCCATGAGTCACGTTTGAACCTGTTCTTATGTGTTTCCTCTGGGGTCATGACTTCTCTCCAGCCCAGCCTTCTTGTGTTCATGTAGCCTTGCAGCAGGCATTTTGTCCAGGAGGTTTTATTTTCTCGTCAGTCGTTAGTTGACTATCAGTCTTGTTGCATGCAGTTGTAACCTTCAGCTTCGAGTACGTTGTCGACTTGGGGTATTTATTATGCCTTAGAGAAAAAGTGGGCCAagtatttaattttcagttgaaCCATGAGAGATCTTGTGCCATTTGGGAGGCCTCACCCGAAAGACCCAGAGTTAGGGGGAGTGGGCATGTGGCAGCTCAACCCCCCAAGTTGAAACAATCTGGCCCCAACCTCCTGCCTCATCCATTACTAGCCTCCTTATAACCCTGGAGACCAGACTCACAGGGACCTCCGCCTCCCAGACTGCAGACTGTCACAGCCCTTGAGGGTgggccctgcccccgcccctccctgtgTGTCACAGTCTGTGTGTGGGCCCCGCCCCTCAGTGTGGACATCTGAGTAGATATCGGCTGTGTCCCCATCTGTCAGAGTTGTCGCCCACTGCCCATCCTGTCTCCCTcgcaacccccacccccgaccctgtGGGGGTGGACATGCTGCGTTCCCCCAGCACCTGGGTCTCCAATGTTGGGccctcccatctcctgccccCAGCGTGGCCTATGGACCCAGGTACCCCAGGGCACTCCAGGCACCTGCCTGGGCCCCCTCCCAGCAGGGCACCTTTGGGTGGTTATCTCTAGATCATGCGTCCAAACACTAAAATGGGGGTCTCGGAGGAGGCGTGCCTATCAGCTGGATGCCCCCTCACGGCTATCTCTTAGGGGCAGCTCGGAGCCAGCCTGTGGAGGTGGGCCCTGGCATTGCGATCGGGGCCTACGCAGGGCTCTGGACTCTGGGCATCGTCCTGTTTGTCATCCTCTTCCTCACACACAGAGGTAGGTGGGCACCCCTGGCGGGGGCATGCCAGCCAACCTGGACCACAGCCTGAGATCCAGCCAGCTGGACTGACCCCTCAGGGAGGACCAGGGAGCCATGCCCACCAGCCCTGGGCTTCCACAATGCCCCTCCCCTGAAGCTGCTGCCCTGCCGAGCCTGAGCAGGCCAGAGCTGGGGTCACACAGCAGCAGCCCCGCGGAGCCCCAGCTGGCCCTCACGAACACCGCAGGGCTCCTGCTGGCTGGTCTCTGCCCCTGGGACTCGGGCGGCAGCGCTGCCCTGGCCCTCACTGCACTGCGTGTCCGGGGAGGGGTCTTCTTCCAGGGGCAGCCAAGGCTGCGAGGGCTGACGCACATCATGGCCTGGATCTGGTTATCCCACCTGGGGCTGACTGGGAGCCTGGTGTGGGTCTGGCACCGGCTCCAAGGTACTTGGCTATGGAGGGGAGGCCACCTGAGGAAGGGTCCTTCCTGAACTTGAAGCCAAGGGCAGCttaggggcaggagggcagagggagacctGCAGGCAGCACACAAACTGGAATATAGGGGAGGGGACACATTCGGGTCCTGTCCAGGGCCCAGAGAACAGCCAGGTCTGGGATCTCCAGGGCTTGACCTCAGCCAGAGGACACACTGGACAAACACACTCTCCTGGACCCCACTCacattcctgcctctcctcctcttcGCCATGGGGATCGCCACCAATGCTGTGCTTCTGATCAAGGACAAGGTactagggtggggctggggcacacCCTTGTCTGGCCACTGCTCAGGCCACCTCTGTGGGTCTCAGGCTCCCACCAGCGTTGAACTCCAAGGACAGGGTCTCTGGCGTCACCTGAACCCACGCCCCACTCAAAGGTCCAACTGGCCTTGGTAGGTGGAATGGTCGTGAGCACTGGCCCTGTACTGGCCACAGGGTGCCATGGAGTGGGATTCAGTTATGGCAGCTGGTTCCTCCCTTTGCtccagggcacagggcagggacaggaggggacTCAGCAAGAGGCAGTGCACACAGTGGGAAGAGCCTACCAAGGTCCAAGTCACAGCCCCAGTGCTTTCAGGAGTCCTTGGACCactcactctgtgcctcagtttctccatctgggaAAGGGGAGCAGGGGCTGCTGGAAGTGCTCACCCTAGGTTCAGAcacacagcccagccctcctGAGGAGGAGAGCTCACCCCAAGTCTCCGAAGCTCAGTAGAGAGGGCTGCAAGGCACAGAGAACAGCAAGATGGGCCAGAAGGTGTGCCCTCGGGCAGCCTGCTGGGGTTGGGGACGCGGCCCAGTGGTGAGAGCAACATCCCAGGAACGGGCCAGATAGGACCTCATGCTGCAGCCTTCTGGGTCCACGGCAGGCCCTCAGCAGAGaggggcggagggggaggggacgcgacatggtgtgggggaggggcagccttgGCAGAAGCTGAATAGACTGCTGGCGCCTCTTCCTCCCAGTGTCTTTCCAGCTCAGCGTCCCGGCCAAGAGGTGAGTGACCCCTGCAGACCCTCCCGAGCCTGAGTCTGTGGGGGATGTAGTCGATCTCTGGAGGGACAAAGACCACCGCGCCATTCACGAAGAGAGACGGAAAGGACCCCAGGGGTGGGGCGAAGTATCGCAAGAAACACCTGGCTTTGAGTCTCGGCCCTTGGAGGTGAATTTTATCTCCCGTGGGCGCCAGTGAGACCTGGTGGACACGATACACCCTATCCCCAACACAATGAGGGAAAGGCCCCAGAGGTCTGGAGTAGGGGCGCGGCTCAGCCCGCCTCCAGGCCGGGCACCCTCCTCGTCCCACGCGCCCTTTAGCCTTGGGCGCCGAACAAGCCCgaggaagcagaggagacaaAGTCCCCTCCTGCCGCTAATCCCCGCGGGTCAGAGGCGAAGCCGAGAAAGCCGCGGCCGGGCTCCAGCGGGAGCGCAGAGGTGGAAGGTCCCGGCGGGGCAGGGGCGGACTGGGAGGGGGGCCGGGGGGAGGgccagggggaggggcggggaggggtggagcCGAGGCTGGGCGTGGCCCGGGCAGGACCAGGGCTCGGGTTGGGGTGGGGGCGCGGCTTCCCCCTGGGCTCCGCGATGGAGTCCACCGTGATTGCGTAATCCGGAATTGCAGAGCTGGGAAGAAGGACGTCTCGAGGAACCTGGAGACCGAGGAGAACAAGACGCTCGCCACATCTCTTTTAGGGGGGAGGCATTATGAGCTTTAACGCGAGGACAAGTCGCCAAGAATTCCGGGAGGCCGGGACGGCTTAAAACGTAAAAACCTCCGTCCATCGGGTGCCTCACTTCGAAACAAACTAAAAGGCCAAGGTCGACCCAGACACTCCCGCGACAGATGTGTGCTGAGCACAAGCCCGGAGGGGCAGGGGCGACTTGCAGCCGCGGCGTGGTCTGGGAGGGCACTGGGTCCGAGACTGCTGAGGACCGGCCCGGCCATGTGAGCAGGTCCCCATCGCTCGCAGTCTCAGTTTCTCAGTCCGTTAAATAGGGACAGTATCCTCAGGCGGGCCTGAGGGTGGAGAGCGCGGGTAGCCCCTGGGGGCAGAGAGATCCTGGTCTGGAATGCCAGGCCTGGAGAAGGAGACAGCCCACATGGGCACGGTGGAGCCCCCTGCAGGGTCACGGGAGATGCTTCTCCTGGTTCTACTTGGTCTTTTCCCAGTCTTCTGTAAGAAGCCTGTATCATTTAAGGCCAACATTCATGCTGTTTTAGTTTATGaatcaacatttcttttaaatttttaatgttaaagcAAACGGGAATTCTGCATTGTCTTTCAtgcattgtaaaaaaaaatttttttttttgcaagggggAAAATACCTCGTGTTCCTAATTTTAAGAGGCTCTGCCACATCTTTAGGGCAGGTGTAGCAAGGCCAGGCACAGGAGCGAAGCCCAGGCTCTGAAATCAACCTCCTAAGATAGTTTTCAAGACAAGCCTTCCTACAAATGTTTTTTCCTAAGCTGTGCTCCGCACAAAGTTACAAGTCAATAATCTTGAATCTGTTCATATTGTAGCAAATGTGGACAGACCTGGACAGAAACGCAACTATATGATGACAGGGCCAAATTCGTTGTAGACTTGTTTCACTGCAAAGGCTGTCTGGAGGCACCTGTTCCAGAGGCATCTGACAGGATGGGAGGCTGGACCTGGCTGCTGGCGACTGAAAAAAGGGAGGGTTTAGGATGTTGCTTCCCCAATATCAACAGCAAAAAGATCCATAGCCAAACCCTGAAGCATCACCTACCCCTGCCCCCCGACTCCACCATGCCGGCCtgctgggaagggaaagaagcGAATCACGGCAGGTGGGTGGGATGAGCTGAACAGATGACCCCTGTGCGGGCATCGGACGGAGCCTCTGAGAGGAGATCCCAGAGAGAAACacactggacaaagggatgacATCCAAATGGGCCCGACCTCCCCAGGAGCCCTCACCCCACGAAGGCCTCCAGAAGGAAGCAATCACATAGAAGTGCTTCAAGGAAAACTAGGGTCCCCTGAGAGAGGAAAAGATGTGGGGAAGAGCTCTGTCCTGACAACAAATAGGGAGATTTCACACGTGTGTGTGGTGCGAGAGGACAGGAACTTGGCGAAACTCCCCACATGGGGATGACTGGGTGTAGAGGCCAATGGTGGACAGATTGCAAAGGGTCCAAGTCTGGCACGTGGAGAGTGGGGACTACTGCCGTGGCTGGGTCTGTTAGATTCCGGAGCAAGTCCAGCATCATCTGCCGGGGGGAAGCCGAAGTCCTGCCCATCTGGGATCCACCTTCTTGCAGGACACGCACACAGGCCGTCACTCACCGACTTCcagtgagggggctgggggaagggaagaaggggacTCGGGCCGTTGCCCAAGCAAcgaggtgggagtgggggagggcgACTAAGTTCTGTTTCCATGGAGACTGTGCAGGCTGAACGGCAACACTACTAAAGGTGGTCCAGACGGTGATGGAAGGCCAAGGAGCCCACTAGTAAAGGCTGGCGACGATGCCCTGACCCCTGATTGATCCCAAACCCCTGATTCTGCCTCCCCCAATCTCGTGACCCTGAGACGCGTCCAACTCCGCCAGAATAttcgggctgggggaggggaagggctgagCTGGAGGAGAGAGTAGGGGGCCCCAACCCATGGCGCCCAAGAAGAAGCGCGTGCCGAGCGCGGGGCGCCGGTCGGCTGTGGCAGGAGAGGGCGCTGAGCCGCCGCTGTCGGAGCGCGCTCAGTACCTGCAGCGCGAGTACAAACTGCTCTCGGAGCAGCTGGACGCCTGCGAACAGCGCGTCGACCAGATGCTGCAAGAGAACGCCTTCCTTGACCGCGAGGCGCTGCGCCTGCGCGACGAGAACCGGCTCTACGCCAGCTACGTGAGCGCTCGCGCGCAGCGCTGCGCCAACGCCATCGTCCGGCTGGACGAACAGAACCGCGTGGACCTGACGCTCATCCACTGGCAGCGCGAAGAGCTGGCGTCGCTCTACCGCGGGCGTGAGGACGGGGTGCGCGCACAGTTGCTGGAGACGGAGGCGCGCGCGGCGCGGATGGCGCAGCAGGTGCAGGAGCTGCAGCCCTACAAGGCCAGTGCGCGCGCGCCCGCGggcgggccgggcgggggccAGGCGAGATGGGCGCGCGCCGCGGAGCAGGGCTGATCCGCACCCCCACCGCAGGAGCTGCAGCTCGAGCAGCTGGCCCGCATTCGGGCGTTGGAGCGGGAGCTGCTGCACATGCGCGTGGAGCACACGCAGCTGCTCCACCGCGTGAAGCGGCGCTTCCTGGAGGACAAGGCAGCCTTCGAGCGCGAGGCGCGCCAGCGAGTGCAGTCCCTGGCCCGTCGCGCGGAGCTGGAGGCGGCGCGCGCGCTCGTCGCGCACACGCAGGCCATCAAAGCGGATAATGGGCGCCTGCGGCAGGAGCTGGTGCGGCTGCTCCGCCGGGCGCAGCTGCTGCAGGCCACGCGGCGCCAGCTGCTGGAGCAGCGAGACCAGCTGCGGCGCGAGCACGAGGacacgcgggacctggcgcgcgTGCATGGCTGGCTGCGCCGGGGCCCTGAGGGCCCGCCGTTGTGGCAACCGCCGCCGGCCGCCTCGCGCCCCGTCTCCTTGGCCTCCTTCACAAACCTGTCCCTCGCGACCTCCCGGCTCCCTTCAGTCTCGGCCTCCCGGAACCCGTCTCAGGTCTCATGGAGCGCGGCTGCTTGGACCCCGTCCCTGCTCTCCAAGCTCGCCGTTCCTCGGGTCCCGTCATTGATCCCGTGGCTTTTGGGCTCCGGGGTCCCATCGCTGGCCCCTTCGAAGATGGATTCACCGGTCCTATCCCGGGCGCCATCGCACGTGGGCTCCAGGGTCCCGTCCCTGACCCAGTCCCGCCCGGGCTCCAGGGTCCCGTCCCTGACCCCGTCCCACCCGGGCTCCCGGGTCCCGTCCTTGACCCAGTCCCGCCCGGGCTCCCGGGTCCCGTCCCTGACCCCGTCCCACCCGGGCTCCCGGGTCCCGTCCTTGACCCAGTCCCGCCCGGGCTCTCGGGTCTCTTCGCGGTCCTCATTGCGCGCGGCCTCACAGAACACCACTCTCTCTGGGAAGTCCGTCCCTGGATCAGGCTCTTCCCGGTTCCCAGTTGAAGAAGACTGCGAACATGACGCTGCAGCCAAAGCCACCTCGAGGAGAGTCTGAACCTCCCTGAAGAAAGGCCAGTGAGGCCAGacggtggggggagaggggtgtgcAGGACGCAGATTTGGTGAGTGGATTATCAATAAAGGTGTGACCCCCTCCACCTTACCCTCTCTGGCATCGCCTACTTCACTGTCCAGCATTTCCAGCCAGTGCAGGGGCCACTCATTATGGCTTCTAGTTTCCAAGCCTGTAAGGCAGCTTGATCGTTCATCGCCCTGTGTGTCTGCCAAGACTCAGCATTCCCCCACTCCACAGCTGACCTCCGGCTGCTCTGGCAGGGGCAGAGGAAGTTGGCCACACCAGCGTCCTGCCCACGAGGGCTGACAGTCTGGTGGCAGAGATGGACATCGCGAGCATGGACAGGGCATGTAACAGCAGAAAAGGCGTCCAGCAGGCCAGGGAGAAGCTGGCCTGCGGCATGTCGTGGCTGAGAGCTCCAGCGTGGGGCCAGCTGCTCAGGAGAGCCATTGGGAGGGGCGTGCCTTTGCTCTAGCGGCACGAAGAGCCACAGGAGTCTTTAATGTTTAACCTGTTGGGggtaagtttttcctttttctttttgtaaaccttggtttgggggggggtaattaggttacctatttatttaacggaggtactggcaactgaacccaggacctcgtgcatgcactctaccactgagctataccctcccccgggaataattttttaattttgatataatttacaACCTAGAGAAAAGTAACACATGGAAATCCCATATACCATTTATCCAGATTCCACAGCAGTTTGTGTTCTGCACCTTGGTTGTTTCTGTCTGTGCATTTTTTCCTGAGACATTTTAGATTAAGTTCGAGAGGCTTGCCCCTTCACAGCTAAATCCTTTAGTGTTTCCCAAGCACAAGGACATCCTACCACACTCCCGCAGTACAGTGATCCCAGTTAGGAAACTTGGTATGGGGAATATAGTATTAGCTAATCCATAGCTCACGTTCAAATGTCAGTTGTCCCAATAGTATCCTTTGTGGCCTCTCCCTCTGCCAGGGCCCTGCATCACATTCAGTTGTCAGTCCCAGTGCGCACAGGCCAGTTATTACAGTGTCCCTCAGGTATGGTTTGCACTCATCCACGGCTATATCGGGGAGGTGGAGCGTGGGGGaggccaggccccacccaccctcaGTGCCGGCCGAAGGGGTAGGGACTTGCCCAACACAGAGCAAGGTTTTTAAAAACGCTAGGTCTTCAGACTGGAGTGCTGGGTTGCAGAGCCTGACCAGCGAGATGGTTTCCTGTCGGGGTGGTGCCCATGCGGTGGGCGCAGACCCAGAGGGACCCTCGGGGCTCTGCAGGGCCAACACTCCACCGTGGACCGCGGACTGCACACCCACGTGGCAGGCCTGGGCCTGGTGGAGGGAGGAGTTCAGATCACAGGTTTAAAACGGAGCTCCCCCGTTCTAGAGTGAAGATAATTTATTAGccaatagaaattttaaataatatggaaCTTGCACAGAAGGCTGCTCAcgtgccttattttttttaaagaggtttaTTGTATTCATTTGCATTTGCAGCACAAGCAATAAAGCACACAGGCccttgtaaaaacaaaacaaaacaaaacaaaaacggaGCTCCTGTTCATGACCTGTGTACCTTGATGGCCCTCCCACTACCCTCCTGGTGAAAATTTAGCTAAATGTTCTCGATCTGGGTTGGGAGAGTTTGTAGATGACTGGAAGCAGCAAACAGATTCTCTTGGAAGAGTTCACTTGAAACCCAGGATGGTAAAAGTTTCCATAACCATTTCTCTTTAAAAGGAACTAGGGCTCTTGTGAGATTTGgggaaggaaataatacaaattgaGTCCAGAAAATCTTGCATCTTGTGCCAGAAAGCAAGATTGTTCCCAGAGAGAGAGCTGTCAGGACAGAGTAGCAAAGTGAAGGGTCCTGATGGGCCAAGAAGCCAACAAtttcatcatcaaaaagaatgcaCTGAGTAGAAACACATAAGATATACAAAATGCATGAGTTTAAAGTACTGTAAGACCCCACTCCACTGGTCATCTTGAAGGTTCCTAGCACAATAATCCAGTATTCTGAAAATTAGTAAATGAAGAATCACATCCATTCTGCCTTTCCCATATGAACTGAATTTCAGGATAAACAAATTGT is a window of Camelus ferus isolate YT-003-E chromosome 25, BCGSAC_Cfer_1.0, whole genome shotgun sequence DNA encoding:
- the CCDC166 gene encoding coiled-coil domain-containing protein 166, with translation MAPKKKRVPSAGRRSAVAGEGAEPPLSERAQYLQREYKLLSEQLDACEQRVDQMLQENAFLDREALRLRDENRLYASYVSARAQRCANAIVRLDEQNRVDLTLIHWQREELASLYRGREDGVRAQLLETEARAARMAQQVQELQPYKELQLEQLARIRALERELLHMRVEHTQLLHRVKRRFLEDKAAFEREARQRVQSLARRAELEAARALVAHTQAIKADNGRLRQELVRLLRRAQLLQATRRQLLEQRDQLRREHEDTRDLARVHGWLRRGPEGPPLWQPPPAASRPVSLASFTNLSLATSRLPSVSASRNPSQVSWSAAAWTPSLLSKLAVPRVPSLIPWLLGSGVPSLAPSKMDSPVLSRAPSHVGSRVPSLTQSRPGSRVPSLTPSHPGSRVPSLTQSRPGSRVPSLTPSHPGSRVPSLTQSRPGSRVSSRSSLRAASQNTTLSGKSVPGSGSSRFPVEEDCEHDAAAKATSRRV